One Methanoculleus sp. 7T genomic window carries:
- the pyrI gene encoding aspartate carbamoyltransferase regulatory subunit, whose product MSRKDPSRGLLVSPIRNGTVIDHIKAGEALNVLKILGITGSTRECLSIATNVESKRLGKKDIVKIENRELRKEEVDRIALIAPQAKINIIRDYLVVEKKGVEIPKVLKGVVRCPNPGCITNTNEPVESTFEVLPKGLHCLYCDWLIKDDITNYII is encoded by the coding sequence ATGAGCCGGAAAGACCCGTCACGGGGGCTGCTTGTCAGTCCTATCAGGAACGGCACCGTCATCGACCATATCAAGGCAGGCGAGGCGCTCAACGTCCTCAAGATCCTCGGCATCACCGGGTCGACACGGGAATGCCTGAGCATCGCAACGAACGTCGAGAGCAAGCGGCTCGGGAAGAAGGATATCGTCAAGATCGAGAACCGAGAACTCCGGAAAGAGGAGGTCGACCGGATCGCCCTGATCGCGCCGCAGGCAAAGATCAACATCATCCGGGACTACCTGGTGGTGGAGAAGAAGGGCGTCGAGATCCCGAAGGTTCTCAAGGGCGTGGTCAGGTGCCCGAACCCCGGGTGCATCACGAACACGAACGAGCCGGTGGAGAGCACGTTCGAGGTGCTCCCGAAGGGGCTGCACTGCCTCTACTGCGACTGGCTGATCAAGGACGATATCACAAACTACATCATCTGA